One part of the Anopheles coustani chromosome 2, idAnoCousDA_361_x.2, whole genome shotgun sequence genome encodes these proteins:
- the LOC131262719 gene encoding vacuolar fusion protein MON1 homolog A — MSDPRVDALCEPGACEESSLITTDSFEEFSHEINSLPAVPDSIGSPDIVETTDALVDDKRLEETGAAASITQIQDGLQSDHPAEGAMSKSSSFSSAKSREFDASTTSLADPEQAGGSGMALGADLESGDYLHDEAFLGRKRHVFILSTAGKPIYSMHGNEDKLATLFGVMQALVSFIQSGNDTIKSIHAAGVKFVFLVKSPLILVAVSRTSHSVQQIQLQLTDVYNQILSTLTLSHMIKTFEKRKNFDLRRLLAGSERLIDHLLVSDKCDQKLVSNNPFSFMTHSVRILPLQPSVRETIVSAIQSNCAKIKNLVFAVLIANNKLIALVRMKKYFIHPADLRLIFNLIECSESFKSAESWTPLCLPKFDSTGFLHAHVSYLAEDCQACLLLLSIERDVFYTLSEAKRKITEKLRRSNCLEAINDAINNKGIKLLNIGIPEIRHFLYKSKSNAQLLCSELTVPYSSTEQFKRLEGMYFQLHHRVHNSGRPVKLIYQMKEKEVLLAWVTQAYELFVTFEPTVEKSEVISLVNKLLKWIKKEENSLFILSAPTF, encoded by the exons ATGAGCGATCCGCGGGTGGATGCACTGTGCGAGCCGGGCGCGTGTGAGGAGAGCTCATTGATAACCACCGACTCGTTCGAAGAATTTTCCCACGAAATTAACAGCCTTCCTGCCGTACCGGATAGCATTGGAAGTCCTGACATCGTTGAAACGACGGATGCTCTAGTGGATGATAAGCGCTTAGAGGAGACCGGTGCTGCTGCCAGCATAACGCAGATACAGGATGGACTACAAAGTGATCATCCGGCAGAGGGGGCGATGAGCAAATCGAGTTCATTCAGTAGCGCCAAAAGTAGGGAGTTTGATGCGTCAACGACAAGTCTCGCGGATCCGGAGCAGGCGGGTGGTTCCGGGATGGCGCTCGGCGCGGACCTGGAGAGCGGTGACTATCTACACGATGAGGCGTTTCTGGGAAGAAAACGGCATGTATTTATCTTAAGCACGGCCGGGAAGCCCATCTACTCGATGCACGGCAATGAAGATAAATTGGCCACACTGTTTGGGGTGATGCAGGCGCTAGTTAGTTTCATTCAGAGCGGCAATGATACGATAAAATCGATCCATGCCGCCGGAGtcaagtttgtttttctggtCAAGTCGCCCCTCATACTGGTGGCAGTTTCAAGGACATCGCACAGTGTACAACAGATACAACTGCAGCTGAC TGACGTGTACAATCAGATACTCTCTACGCTCACGCTCAGTCACATGATCAAAACGTTTGAGAAGCGGAAAAATTTCGACCTCCGCAGGTTGCTGGCCGGCAGCGAGCGTCTAATCGATCACTTGTTGGTCAGTGACAAATGTGATCAGAAATTGGTGTCTAACAATCCGTTCAGCTTTATGACGCACTCGGTGCGTATCCTTCCGCTGCAGCCTTCCGTGCGGGAAACGATCGTATCCGCCATCCAGAGCAACTGTGCGAAGATCAAGAACTTAGTGTTTGCAGTATTAATTGCCAACAACAAGCTGATAGCACTCGTACGCATGAAAAAGTATTTTATCCATCCGGCCGACCTACGATTGATCTTCAACCTGATTGAGTGCTCGGAGAGCTTTAAATCGGCCGAAAGCTGGACCCCACTGTGCTTACCCAAGTTTGATTCGACCGGGTTTTTGCATGCGCACGTTTCCTATCTTGCCGAGGACTGTCAGGCGTGTCTGCTGCTACTTTCCATCGAGCGGGACGTTTTCTACACGCTTTCCGAAGCAAAACGCAAAATTACAGAG AAATTACGCCGAAGTAACTGTCTCGAGGCGATCAACGATGCTATCAACAACAAGGGGATCAAACTGCTCAATATTGGTATTCCGGAGATACGGCACTTTCTTTACAAGAGCAAATCGAATGCGCAGCTGCTCTGCTCTGAGCTGACCGTGCCGTATTCGAGTACGGAACAGTTCAAGCGCCTGGAAGGTATGTACTTCCAGCTACACCATCGGGTCCATAACTCTGGTCGCCCGGTAAAGCTGATTTatcaaatgaaggaaaaagaagttCTTCTTGCCTGG GTAACACAAGCGTACGAACTGTTTGTGACATTCGAGCCGACGGTGGAAAAAAGTGAAGTCATCAGCCTCGTCAACAAGCTGTTAAAGTGGATCAAGAAGGAGGAGAACAGTTTGTTCATCCTTTCCGCACCGACTTTCTAG
- the LOC131262138 gene encoding mucin-5AC, which produces MGCINSKKDIKDVHSNIFHVINIDNDGTELWSGKLEVTRLELTLFRKGKEPTKWPLKCLRRYGYNVDQFSFEAGRRCTTGEGIYAFRCRRAEALFYTVQAYIQGRIYSDENTNPNDPYPIPVASNGPSVAARSVSQNNTATRSGTGQGQSQGQMQCTFIMSRTGIATSQSLSPNGTIHSNSNQSRSTDTLPMEGNYLEPTPNRSTTGIAVQPHTITTRFQQGLRLSSVSSGPISPDITSPGSPNSMTNILEVTTLNPLPTSHNTGAGSVHHQGVSNVYQEFPMKDSTMTSLLHHTHHQHLLHHVHQPSSAIVAPLGGLVRTSMDVPPQELAPGTTPSSEQASSIVTAPIDQAPGTACIGECEQVEPSTPDQVDPARMYMNVNISATDGGSLSAAGKVKKPATFSSKSNSSLISITNFNNNNSHNSTGSFDECQYQNVRTPTSSGAAVGGVGAAVPLLQQNIVGGNMFAQFQRLNSGGPNQFSMDPGRFYENLEPAELKAVLLRGRCSKPDIFSNVDLPLDHSEPCTPTATAAANCQQRKVNYIVLDLDQSNSLHNISNNVNGTGGVLSPTGSAPGAAGGATFNGNTIANGGTTNGSTVGTSFNNNNNNSTTVNLNNGIVATGGMSSSISGGLTLGPIVNTSTDRASTAATTPGSNGNCLTGLCGPSGTNGSVLTPASVGLLPPESPKKASLGYATIDFNKTVALSNSTTPSSELDSEGSRKTRHNSTVTPLARQSNSVSD; this is translated from the coding sequence ATGGGTTGCATCAATTCGAAGAAGGATATCAAGGACGTCCATTCGAACATATTTCACGTAATCAACATCGACAACGATGGGACGGAGCTGTGGAGCGGTAAGCTGGAAGTAACCCGCCTCGAACTAACACTCTTTCGAAAGGGCAAAGAACCGACTAAGTGGCCGCTGAAGTGTTTGCGGCGCTATGGCTACAACGTCGACCAATTTAGCTTCGAAGCTGGTCGGCGATGTACGACTGGCGAAGGAATCTACGCCTTCCGGTGCCGTCGTGCCGAGGCCCTCTTCTACACTGTGCAGGCCTACATCCAGGGACGAATCTATAGCGATGAGAATACGAATCCCAACGACCCGTACCCAATACCAGTGGCCTCGAATGGACCTTCGGTAGCGGCTCGAAGTGTGTCGCAGAATAACACCGCAACGCGGAGTGGTACCGGCCAGGGCCAGAGCCAGGGCCAGATGCAATGCACGTTCATTATGAGTCGCACCGGCATAGCGACGAGCCAATCGCTTAGTCCGAACGGAACGATTCACTCGAATTCAAACCAAAGCCGTAGCACGGACACACTCCCGATGGAGGGGAACTATCTTGAACCGACTCCTAACCGATCGACAACCGGAATCGCGGTACAACCACACACGATAACGACCCGTTTCCAGCAAGGGCTGAGGTTGAGCTCGGTGAGCAGTGGACCGATCTCCCCGGATATTACTTCCCCCGGTTCACCGAATAGCATGACAAACATACTAGAGGTGACTACACTGAATCCGCTCCCTACGTCACACAACACCGGTGCCGGTAGTGTTCACCATCAGGGCGTCAGCAACGTGTACCAAGAGTTTCCAATGAAAGATTCAACTATGACCTCATTGCTGCACCATACGCATCATCAACATCTTCTCCATCACGTTCACCAACCGAGCTCAGCCATTGTTGCTCCCCTTGGAGGATTGGTACGTACCTCAATGGATGTGCCTCCGCAGGAGCTGGCTCCCGGTACTACCCCATCATCCGAGCAAGCCTCATCTATCGTCACCGCTCCTATCGATCAGGCCCCCGGGACAGCTTGCATCGGAGAGTGTGAACAAGTTGAACCATCCACGCCAGATCAGGTCGATCCAGCACGGATGTATATGAATGTAAATATCAGCGCCACGGACGGTGGTTCCCTGTCGGCTGCCGGAAAGGTGAAGAAACCAGCTACATTCAGCAGCAAGAGCAACTCTAGTCTCATTTCGATTACTaacttcaacaacaacaatagccACAATAGCACGGGATCGTTTGACGAGTGTCAGTACCAGAACGTGCGCACTCCCACCTCTTCCGGGGCCGCTGTGGGCGGTGTTGGTGCCGCCGTTCCCCTTCTCCAACAAAACATCGTAGGTGGTAACATGTTTGCACAATTTCAACGGCTAAACAGTGGTGGTCCAAATCAGTTCTCGATGGATCCGGGACGGTTTTACGAAAATCTTGAGCCTGCAGAACTGAAAGCGGTTCTCCTGCGAGGCCGTTGCTCAAAGCCAGACATTTTCAGCAACGTCGATCTACCGTTGGACCACTCGGAACCATGTACTCCGACGGCAACGGCCGCTGCAAATTGCCAGCAGCGTAAAGTGAATTACATCGTACTCGACCTCGATCAGTCCAACTCGTTGCACAACATCAGCAACAATGTGAACGGAACGGGAGGAGTGCTTTCGCCAACTGGATCAGCTCCTGGTGCAGCCGGTGGGGCTACGTTTAATGGGAACACAATTGCGAACGGTGGTACCACCAACGGCTCAACGGTTGGAACCAGttttaataacaataacaacaacagcacgACGGTTAATCTGAACAACGGCATCGTTGCAACCGGTGGGATGAGCAGCTCCATCAGTGGTGGACTGACGCTGGGTCCGATCGTGAATACCAGTACGGATCGTGCCTCAACAGCGGCAACGACGCCTGGTAGCAACGGAAACTGTCTTACCGGTCTGTGTGGACCTTCCGGCACTAACGGCAGCGTTCTAACTCCTGCCAGTGTCGGCCTGCTGCCTCCAGAGAGTCCCAAAAAGGCATCGCTCGGTTATGCGACGATCGATTTCAACAAAACCGTCGCGCTGAGCAACTCAACCACGCCTTCCTCGGAGTTGGATAGCGAAGGTTCGCGTAAGACCCGACACAACTCAACGGTCACACCGCTTGCGAGACAAAGTAATTCCGTCAGCGATTGA
- the LOC131266386 gene encoding exportin-1: MALPMIRLEEANQLLDFSKKLDIDLLDNVVSCLYNSTGEQLRLAQTVLTTLKEHPDAWTRVDSILEYSQNQQTKFYALQILEEVIKTRWKILPRNQCEGIKKYVVGLIIKTSQDPAMMEANKVYLNKLNIILVQILKREWPNNWETFISDIVGASKTNETLCQNNMIILKLLSEEVFDFCSGQITQTKAKHLKDTMCSEFAQVFTLCQFVLENSLNAPLISATLETLLKFLNWIPLGYIFETKLIDMLVCRFLTIPMFRNITIKCLSEIAGLQLPNYDHVFVALFKQTMEQFDTMIPPHTNMNQIYMNGSDDEQCFVQNLAMFLCTFLRVHATLVEKRDTMEVVLKALEYLVMISEVEDVEIFKICLEYWNSLTSELYKEAYTSSQRRTFYHKILSKVRYIMISRMAKPEEVLVVENENGEVVREFMKDTNSINLYKNMRETLVYLTHLDYADTERIMTDKLNNQVNGTEFSWKNLNTLCWAIGSISGAFFEDDEKRFLVTVIKELLGLCEHKKGKDNKAIIASNIMYVVGQYPRFLRAHWKFLKTVVNKLFEFMHETHDGVQDMACDTFIKIALKCRRHFVQLQPNESCTFIEEILATMSSIICDLQPQQVHTFYEAVGYMISAQADQVQQDILIEKYMMLPNQVWDDIISQATKNVDILKEMGAVKQLGSILKTNVRACKALGHSYVSQLGRIYLDMLNVYKIMSENITQAISVNGLLINNQPLIKAMHVVKKETLTLISEWIWKSNDPQMAMDNFIPPLMDAVLYDYLRTKVPNAREPLVLSTIASIVNRLQGVFTPEIPTIFDTLFGCTLDMINKNFEDYPQHRTNFYELLQAINMHCFKAFLNIPPDQFKLVFDSIVWAFKHTMRNVADTGLNILMQMLQNLEQHPQAAQSFYQTYYTDILMQVFSVVTDTSHTASLQNHATILAYMFSLVEAGRITVKLGPSDDNVLNIQEYVATLLKSAFSHLTDNQIKIFVTGLFNLDQDVHAFKEHLRDFLIQIKEVTGEDDSDLYLEERENELKKIQEEKRRMLMTVPGMLNPHEMPEDMQDE, translated from the exons ATGGCGCTTCCGATGATCCGCCTGGAGGAGGCGAACCAGCTGCTAGACTTCTCCAAGAAACTCGACATCGATCTCTTGGACAATGTCGTGTCCTGCCTGTACAACAGCACCGGTGAGCAGCTGCGGTTGGCACAAACCGTCCTGACGACACTGAAGGAACATCCGGACGCGTGGACTCGTGTGGACAGCATTCTCGAGTACTCGCAGAACCAGCAAACCAAGTTCTACGCCCTGCAGATCCTGGAAGAGGTGATCAAGACACGCTGGAAAATCCTACCCCGCAACCAGTGCGAGGGAATCAAGAAGTACGTGGTCGGGCTGATCATCAAGACGTCGCAGGATCCGGCGATGATGGAGGCGAACAAGGTGTACCTGAACAAGCTGAACATCATTCTGGTTCAGATCCTGAAGCGCGAGTGGCCCAACAACTGGGAGACGTTCATCAGCGACATCGTCGGTGCATCGAAGACGAACGAAACGCTTTGCCAGAACAACATGATCATCCTGAAGCTGCTGAGCGAGGAGGTGTTCGACTTCTGCTCCGGGCAGATTACGCAGACCAAGGCGAAGCACCTGAAGGACACGATGTGCTCGGAGTTCGCCCAGGTGTTCACGCTGTGCCAGTTCGTGCTAGAGAACTCGCTAAATGCCCCGCTCATTTCGGCCACGCTCGAGACGCTGCTAAAGTTTCTCAACTGGATCCCGCTTGGGTACATCTTCGAGACGAAGCTGATCGATATGCTTGTATGTCGGTTCCTCACGATACCGATGTTCCGCAACATCACGATCAAGTGTCTGTCGGAGATCGCGGGCCTGCAGCTGCCGAACTACGATCACGTGTTTGTTGCCTTATTCAAACAAACTATGGAGCAATTCGACACGATGATCCCGCCCCACACCAACATGAACCAGATCTACATGAATGGGTCTGACGACGAGCAGTGCTTCGTGCAGAATCTGGCCATGTTTCTCTGCACCTTCCTGCGGGTGCACGCAACGCTCGTGGAGAAGCGCGACACGATGGAGGTAGTGCTGAAGGCACTCGAGTATCTGGTGATGATCTCCGAAGTCGAGGATGTGGAGATTTTCAAGATCTGTCTCGAGTACTGGAACAGCCTAACCAGCGAGTTGTACAAGGAAGCGTACACCTCCAGCCAGCGGCGCACGTTCTATCACAAGATTCTGTCGAAGGTGCGCTACATCATGATCTCGCGAATGGCCAAGCCGGAGGAGGTACTGGTGGTGGAGAACGAGAACGGTGAGGTGGTGCGCGAGTTCATGAAGGACACGAATAGTATTAACCTGTACAAGAATATGCGCGAAACTTTGGTCTACCTGACGCATCTGGACTACGCTGATACTGAGCGTATCATGACCGATAAGCTGAACAACCAGGTGAACGGTACGGAGTTTTCCTGGAAGAACCTCAACACGCTTTGCTGGGCGATCGGCTCCATCTCCGGGGCGTTCTTCGAGGACGACGAGAAGCGGTTCCTGGTCACCGTCATCAAGGAGCTGCTGGGACTGTGTGAGCACAAGAAAG GCAAGGACAACAAAGCGATCATTGCGTCCAACATCATGTACGTCGTCGGACAGTATCCTCGTTTTCTGCGGGCCCACTGGAAGTTCCTCAAGACGGTCGTGAACAAGCTGTTTGAGTTTATGCACGAAACACACGACGGCGTGCAGGACATGGCCTGTGATACGTTCATCAAGATAGCGCTCAAGTGTCGCCGCCATTTCGTGCAGCTGCAACCGAATGAGTCGTGTACATTCATCGAAGAGATCCTGGCTACGATGAGCAGCATCATTTGTGATCTTCAACCGCAGCAG GTGCACACCTTCTACGAAGCAGTCGGTTACATGATATCCGCCCAGGCAGACCAGGTGCAGCAAGATATTCTGATCGAAAAGTATATGATGCTGCCCAATCAG GTGTGGGACGACATAATTTCACAAGCGACCAAGAACGTGGACATACTGAAGGAGATGGGCGCGGTGAAGCAGCTTGGCAGCATACTTAAGACGAACGTGCGCGCCTGTAAAGCCCTCGGCCACTCGTACGTGTCCCAACTCGGGCGCATCTATCTGGACATGCTGAACGTGTACAAAATCATGTCGGAGAACATTACGCAGGCCATTTCGGTGAACGGTCTACTGATCAACAATCAGCCGCTCATCAAGGCGATGCACGTCGTGAAGAAGGAAACGCTGACGCTGATCTCTGAGTGGATCTGGAAGTCGAACGACCCGCAAATGGCAATGGACAACTTCATTCCACCGCTCATGGACGCCGTGTTGTATGATTATCTG CGTACGAAGGTGCCAAACGCACGGGAACCGCTGGTACTGAGCACGATAGCGTCTATCGTGAACCGGCTTCAGGGTGTGTTCACCCCAGAAATACCGACCATCTTTGACACCCTGTTCGGCTGCACGCTGGACATGATAAACAAGAACTTCGAGGACTATCCGCAACACCGCACGAACTTCTATGAACTGCTCCAGGCGATCAACATGCACTGCTTCAAAGCGTTCCTCAACATTCCGCCCGATCAGTTCAAGCTGGTGTTCGACTCGATTGTGTGGGCCTTCAAGCACACGATGCGGAATGTGGCGGACACCGGTTTGAACATTCTCATGCAG ATGCTCCAAAATCTCGAACAGCATCCCCAGGCGGCGCAAAGCTTCTACCAGACGTACTATACCGACATTCTGATGCAGGTGTTCTCGGTGGTGACGGATACGTCGCACACGGCCAGCCTGCAGAACCACGCGACCATCCTGGCGTACATGTTCTCGCTGGTCGAGGCCGGCCGGATCACGGTGAAGCTCGGCCCGTCGGACGACAACGTGCTCAACATCCAGGAGTACGTCGCGACGCTGCTGAAGTCCGCCTTCAGCCACCTGACCGACAACCAGATCAAGATTTTCGTCACGGGACTGTTCAACCTCGATCAGGATGTGCACGCATTTAAGGAGCATTTACGGGATTTCCTCATCCAAATCAAG GAAGTGACCGGAGAAGATGATTCCGATTTGTACCTGGAGGAACGAGAAAATGAACTGAAAAAGATACAGGAGGAAAAGCGGCGCATGCTGATGACGGTGCCTGGAATGCTGAACCCGCACGAAATGCCCGAAGATATGCAGGACGAGTAA